One genomic region from Pseudoduganella lutea encodes:
- a CDS encoding dienelactone hydrolase family protein produces the protein MNDLHNDAASLIGAAEGISRRDLLKAALGTGFAAAALPVSAETVVKTDTDGLTAGTVNVTVDGYPVPVYRAQPAGKTGLPVILVISEIFGVHEHIADVARRFAKQGYLALAPNLFARQGDPQKEPSIADLQKNIISKVPDIQVFKDLDAVVAWAGQNGGAADKLGITGFCWGGRITWLYAVHNPAVKAGVAWYGRLLGEATPNTARHPVDVAATLKTPVLGLYGAKDTGIPLESVEKMKAELAKGKSGSTFVIYENAGHAFHADYRPSYVEADAKDGWKRALDWFKQHGVA, from the coding sequence ATGAACGACCTGCACAACGATGCCGCCAGCCTGATCGGCGCAGCCGAAGGCATCAGCCGTCGCGACCTGCTGAAGGCGGCGCTCGGCACCGGCTTTGCCGCCGCGGCGCTGCCTGTCAGCGCCGAGACCGTGGTGAAGACCGATACCGACGGCCTCACGGCCGGCACCGTCAACGTCACCGTCGATGGCTACCCGGTGCCCGTGTACCGCGCCCAGCCCGCCGGCAAGACGGGCCTGCCGGTGATCCTCGTCATCTCCGAGATCTTCGGCGTGCACGAGCACATCGCCGACGTGGCGCGCCGCTTTGCAAAGCAGGGCTACCTGGCGCTGGCACCGAACCTGTTCGCGCGCCAGGGCGACCCGCAAAAGGAGCCGTCGATCGCCGACCTGCAAAAGAACATCATCAGCAAGGTGCCGGACATCCAGGTGTTCAAGGACCTCGACGCGGTCGTGGCCTGGGCCGGCCAGAACGGCGGCGCGGCGGACAAGCTGGGCATCACCGGTTTCTGCTGGGGCGGCCGTATCACCTGGCTGTATGCCGTGCACAATCCGGCCGTCAAGGCGGGCGTGGCTTGGTATGGGAGGTTACTAGGGGAAGCCACTCCCAATACGGCCCGCCATCCTGTCGACGTGGCTGCCACGCTGAAGACGCCGGTCCTGGGCCTGTATGGCGCCAAGGACACCGGCATTCCGCTGGAGTCGGTGGAAAAGATGAAAGCCGAGCTGGCAAAGGGCAAATCCGGGTCCACGTTCGTCATCTATGAGAATGCCGGCCACGCCTTCCATGCCGACTACCGCCCGAGCTACGTGGAAGCAGATGCAAAAGATGGCTGGAAGCGCGCCCTGGACTGGTTCAAGCAGCACGGCGTGGCCTGA
- a CDS encoding ZIP family metal transporter, with protein MLATTLAGVASISAAALFSFTLLSKVVERMVSLSVGIMLSTSLLHALPEAFESHADPRTLFATLLSGLLTFFMLEKLAILRHSHHHEGDGHHHAHGHDKHEAGRAGWMILVGDGMHNFTDGILIAAAFLADPHLGIVAALAIIAHEIPQEIGDFIVLLNAGFSRARAYFYNLLCSLLAVAGGLLGYYTLDRASNLIPYVLVFASSGFIYIAVSDLMPQMQRRATMKETVPQVLLIALGVCIVLFLTAGRH; from the coding sequence CTGCTGGCAACCACGCTTGCCGGCGTTGCCAGCATTTCGGCGGCGGCATTGTTTTCCTTCACGCTGCTGTCGAAAGTCGTCGAGCGGATGGTCAGCCTGTCGGTCGGCATCATGCTGTCCACGTCCTTGCTGCATGCCTTGCCGGAAGCCTTCGAATCGCATGCCGACCCGCGCACGCTGTTTGCCACGCTGCTGTCTGGCCTGCTGACATTCTTCATGCTGGAAAAGCTGGCGATCCTGCGCCATTCGCACCATCACGAGGGCGACGGCCACCACCACGCGCATGGTCACGACAAGCATGAAGCCGGCCGTGCGGGCTGGATGATCCTGGTCGGCGATGGCATGCACAATTTCACCGACGGCATCCTGATCGCCGCCGCGTTCCTGGCCGACCCGCACCTGGGCATCGTGGCTGCGCTTGCCATCATCGCCCATGAAATCCCGCAGGAGATCGGCGACTTCATCGTGCTGCTCAACGCCGGCTTTTCGCGCGCGCGGGCCTACTTCTACAATCTATTGTGCAGCCTGCTGGCCGTCGCCGGTGGCCTGCTGGGCTATTACACGCTTGACCGCGCCAGCAACCTGATTCCCTATGTGCTGGTATTCGCGTCGTCCGGTTTCATCTACATCGCCGTCAGCGACCTGATGCCGCAGATGCAGCGCCGCGCCACGATGAAGGAAACCGTGCCGCAAGTGCTGCTGATCGCACTGGGCGTCTGCATCGTGCTGTTCCTGACGGCAGGGCGGCACTGA